The following proteins come from a genomic window of Candidatus Thermoplasmatota archaeon:
- the pfdA gene encoding prefoldin subunit alpha — MAADERALREALELGEAYRQQLAALDEQRAMLGGVIADYRRARESLAALDKVGAGEEVLLPLGGGAFVHATLANPGRVVSTLGAGVHAETPLADAIRRMEARIDSVAEAERRMAEESKRLEGELAELSRQVQAMAPGR, encoded by the coding sequence TTGGCCGCCGACGAGCGCGCGCTTCGGGAAGCTCTCGAGCTGGGCGAGGCCTACCGGCAGCAGCTCGCGGCCCTCGACGAGCAGCGCGCGATGCTCGGCGGCGTCATCGCCGACTACCGCCGCGCGCGCGAATCGCTCGCCGCGCTCGACAAGGTCGGCGCAGGCGAGGAGGTCCTGCTCCCGCTCGGCGGCGGCGCCTTCGTGCACGCGACGCTCGCGAATCCCGGACGCGTCGTCTCCACGCTCGGCGCGGGCGTCCACGCGGAAACGCCGCTTGCGGACGCGATCCGCCGCATGGAGGCGCGCATCGACTCCGTCGCCGAGGCCGAGCGCCGCATGGCCGAGGAGTCGAAGCGTCTCGAAGGCGAGCTCGCCGAACTCTCGCGCCAAGTCCAGGCCATGGCCCCCGGCCGGTGA
- the ftsY gene encoding signal recognition particle-docking protein FtsY translates to MGMFDALRKTLNKFSKEASEDAAKSAPPPAKAPPAPAKAPGEPTKAATKPTAEFEVVRRAPAAAPAKPAAPAPKPAEAAKPAPAVPAPKPATPAPKPAEPAKPAPAQSAPAVSSTPAYTTPEAKRAEAERFDRVITEATEPAAPATPQRFAEGVEGADVEEARLPAIGSGGPRPGDRPGLQQSERREPAAVAKPVPSAPTAGGKAIKVEKLEDLLWDLELSLLESDVALPVVEKIKESLKEQIPRIRVEREDEIGPKVEAALRQALLDVLSFKTIEFDEFVMDKLAEKKPVVLMFVGVNGTGKTTAIGRIAHRLKENGFGSVMAAGDTFRAGAIAQLERHGENLGITVIKHQSGGDPAAVAYDAVEHAKARMKDVVLLDTAGRMQTNTNLMDEMKKIKRVAKPDMIIFVGDSLAGNDAVEQAVKFDEAVGIDAVILTKVDTDAKGGAALSIAQAVGRPILFLGVGQEYGDLIPYDANWMVDRIFEEA, encoded by the coding sequence ATGGGCATGTTCGACGCCCTCCGCAAGACGCTCAACAAGTTTTCCAAGGAAGCGAGCGAGGACGCCGCGAAGAGCGCGCCTCCGCCCGCGAAGGCTCCGCCGGCGCCCGCGAAGGCCCCCGGCGAGCCCACGAAGGCGGCGACGAAGCCGACCGCCGAATTCGAAGTGGTCCGCCGCGCGCCCGCCGCGGCGCCCGCGAAGCCCGCCGCGCCCGCGCCGAAGCCGGCCGAAGCGGCGAAGCCCGCGCCCGCCGTCCCCGCGCCGAAACCGGCGACGCCCGCGCCGAAGCCGGCCGAACCCGCGAAGCCCGCGCCCGCGCAATCCGCGCCGGCCGTCTCCTCGACGCCCGCCTACACGACGCCCGAGGCGAAGCGCGCCGAGGCCGAGCGCTTCGACCGCGTCATCACCGAAGCGACCGAGCCCGCCGCGCCCGCGACGCCGCAGCGCTTCGCGGAAGGCGTCGAAGGCGCCGACGTGGAGGAGGCGCGCCTCCCCGCGATCGGGTCCGGCGGCCCGCGCCCCGGCGACCGGCCCGGCCTCCAGCAATCGGAGCGCCGGGAGCCCGCCGCCGTCGCGAAGCCCGTCCCGTCCGCGCCGACCGCGGGCGGCAAGGCGATCAAGGTCGAGAAGCTCGAGGACCTCCTCTGGGACCTCGAGCTGTCGCTCCTCGAATCCGACGTCGCGCTTCCCGTCGTCGAGAAGATCAAGGAATCGCTCAAGGAGCAGATCCCGCGGATCCGCGTCGAGCGCGAGGACGAGATCGGCCCGAAGGTGGAAGCGGCGCTGCGCCAGGCGCTCCTCGACGTCCTCTCGTTCAAGACGATCGAATTCGACGAGTTCGTGATGGACAAGCTCGCCGAGAAGAAGCCCGTCGTCCTCATGTTCGTGGGCGTCAACGGCACCGGCAAGACGACCGCGATCGGCCGCATCGCGCACCGCCTCAAGGAGAACGGCTTCGGGTCCGTCATGGCCGCGGGCGACACGTTCCGCGCGGGCGCGATCGCGCAGCTCGAACGCCACGGCGAGAACCTCGGCATCACGGTCATCAAGCACCAGAGCGGCGGCGACCCCGCCGCGGTCGCGTACGACGCGGTCGAGCACGCGAAGGCCCGCATGAAGGACGTCGTCCTCCTCGACACCGCGGGCCGCATGCAGACCAACACGAACCTCATGGACGAGATGAAGAAGATCAAGCGGGTCGCGAAGCCCGACATGATCATCTTCGTCGGCGACTCGCTTGCGGGCAACGACGCCGTCGAGCAGGCCGTCAAGTTCGACGAGGCCGTCGGGATCGACGCCGTCATCCTCACCAAGGTGGACACGGACGCGAAGGGCGGCGCCGCCCTTTCGATCGCGCAGGCCGTGGGACGCCCGATCCTCTTCCTCGGCGTCGGCCAGGAGTACGGGGACCTCATCCCGTACGACGCGAACTGGATG